Part of the Panicum virgatum strain AP13 chromosome 4N, P.virgatum_v5, whole genome shotgun sequence genome is shown below.
CATATAAGGGAATAATGTGATATCTAGAAAATAAATAAGTTACTTATGTCTTCCTATGTGATGCGCAAAATCTATTTTCAGTTCCCAAAGGTCAACTACCATTGCTATGGGAAGTGTAGAAGGAAAAAGTttatttttgaccatccaactattgtccgagtttgattttggccatGCAACTCTACAACCGGGTATTCTTGATTACcaaactatcaaaaccgttcatATTTGACCATTCGGCTGTTTTGAAAGGTGATTTCGCTGACGTCGATGACACGTGGcagtgggacccacatgtcagcccaTTTTCCTCTTTTCTCTCATCTCTCTATTTCTTCTCTCCCTCCTATCTCTCTCTTCGAGCCCCTGCTCGCGTGCGACCCCTTCGTCCTTGGCGGAGGGCGCCGCCCCGCGCTGCGCTACGCCGAGATGGCGGcatggcttgccgtgctcttcTACTTGCTCGCCGACACGGCGGCAGTCTACCTCTACCCCAGCCTTGAGGGCCTCGCGTGCCTACTCGGCCTACCGCCAGCCATCGCTGGGGCCACATTGCTCTCGCTCAGGAATGGGGCGCCCGACGCACTCTCCGCACTGTCGTCCTTCGTTGCCGGGGGCGGCAGAGGGGCAGCCACTGTCAGGCTCAACGGCAATGTTTGTGTCCGCCGCCGTGCTCGACGCTGTCGCCCTCCACATCGCCGGCCATGGGGTCACCGTCGATCGCGTCAGCTTCTTTCGTGATTCGGGCATCCTTCTcctagccctcgccgccgtggtCGTCGTCCTCGCTTTTTATCTCCCCCAGCGGCTGATGATCCCATTGTGGAGCAGAGGCGGAGGTGCTCAGGGAGCGTGGCCCTGTGGCAGAGGCGGGGGTGCGTGGATGCTCGGGGAGCGCGGACGCCCAGGAGCAGCGGCGTGGGGCCTGCGGGTGAGACGGGAAGCTCATGGCGAGCTCGAGGACGGGGACCTAGGCCGGATGATGGGGAGGCggagggtggcggcgctagaGGCGCCGCTCGCTGCCGGGTAGCGCGGTGGCGTTGGCGGCTCGGCCTACCCTGCCTCGCGGTGTCCGCCCAGTCCGGTGGAGGGCGGAGCGGATCCGCGCTGCTGGAGCCCCAGCTCTGGGCCTGGCAGGAGGCTCCCTTGTGCTGCTCGATCTGCTCCGCCTCCGCACCGCGCgcttccgcggcggcgagcaggaaggagagagagacatGAGAGATAAAGAGGGAGATAGAGAGAAGAAAGATAGAGGGGGTAACACTGATAAGTGGGCCCCACCTCCATGTGGCGTCCATGTCAGCAAAACCGCCATGCAAAATTACTGGATGGCCAAATGTGAACGATTTTGATAGTTGACTGGTCGAAAATACTCGGTTTTGAAGTTCGATGGTCAAAACCAAACCGGGGCTAAAGTTCAATGatcaaaaatggactttttccagTGTAGAATGGTTCTGTTTCGTTTTCTTGCTATAGCAAATGGTCAGGAAAGAACCTAACAGAATCTGGTTGGTTTTTATCAAAAAAGTTAAAACTGGGCTCAAATCTAGAATCTAACCTGCCAAAGCCCAAATCTGTAATCTTTTTGCTTCCAAAATAACTGTTGTTTACCTTGGAACTGAACCTCTCTCGTTTTGAGCGCGGTTCAGATTTCCAAAGTACGTGGTGATAGCCTCCCTCTCTTAACCTGCTAATTGAGATGCCCTTGCAAAGCATAGAAATGTATATGCCTCAGCTTTTTTTCTACAAGAAATGTTTGAAAAGATGAATTCTGCATGGTCTGCTGATATGCTTTCATTGTAGCACCACCGAATTGCAATTCTGTTATTATGTTTTTCCTCGGCTGTTCATGTGTCTCAAGTTCTTTATTTCTGCTATAAATATGCTGTAATTAGGTATCTAGTCTGTTATTATGTTTTTCCTTGGCTATTCATGTGTCAAGTTCTTTATTTCTGCTGTAAATATGCTGTAATTAGGTATCTAGGATGAGGAGTGCTGATGACCTAAGATATGGAAGGCCAACAAATGTTTGTAAATGTGGGAGCCAAGACTAAAGCAAGAACTAAAATAATTGTTGGAATAGGCTGGAGACCCTACTTTGTGCTGAATTTGTAATCCATCTCTGGGGCCATCAGAGTGTTGTATTTTCAGTTCAGTTCATTTGTAGCACGGTTCACCAACCACTAGTTCATTTGTCTAAACTAGCGATGTGACTAGGCAGCGGTAACTGAACAATGACTGTTTTCAAAGTTTCAGATTTCGGGCTAGTGCTGCTGTGATGGGTTTTTTTTTTATCGTGCTGCTGCGATGGTTGGCTATTAATTATGCATTGCATGTGTTGATGCGAGACAATTTCTCGCGCACCCGTGCTACCTAAAAGTTACGACCACGGGACCACATCTTCGTCATTGTCACACCGGTTGGGCTCTCCAACCAATTCCTGAGTGAGATAttgtcaaaaaaaattcctGAGATGTTCCAATTTTAGAAAAGATTTGTTGCAGTTGCAAAAATCGAACCTTCAAACTCCCGACACTACCTGCCACCTGTATTATAGGCGTGAAGGTGGGGATTGGGGAAGAAGCACCAGAGGGGACTGGAGCACCAGTGCACCACCCTAGCGGACATATGAGCACGGAAGAATAAACGTCTGGGATGGCGCCGGGAGCCGGTAGAGCGAGCGAGCTCGTGAAAAAGGCGGCCCACCGGGCAGTGCTCTGTGCTCCCGGCAAAGTGTTTGTAGTTCCTATTTTATTTGCGTTCACCAGGCCTTATCTAATGAACAACTTTCAAAGATTATTAAAAATTCGCATATATGATTCTAGGTTTACACTGATGtcaataaatataacaaactgTTACcacaacttttttttaaaaaaaaatctactacATAATTTCTTGATCCACTATATAACTTTAATTGTTGATCTACATAATTTGTTGGCAGGAGTTTCAAAATAATTGATACTCCGGTTCCAAATACATCAAGTTATCCTAACACCTTATATTTAAGACAATAGGAGGGAGCATGTTCCATTGGCAAATTCATATGCTGCTCATATGTCCATACTGGCAGTTTTTAAAATTCTAATATGGACAAAATTGCGTCAACCAAAAGCTCAGAATGCTGGCAACAAGAAATAAGAGAGTACATGTACTCGTCCTAGAATGAAATCCATACACAATTCTGGCATCCAAGAGTTTGATACCCAGGTCCCAGGACCATTGGTTTATTGCTAGACTCTGAGGATTTCCATGAGAAGGATTCCCATGCATACCATTTTTCGTCTTGAAGTATCCCGCCTACATAGGTCTTAAGAATTATTGGCTTTGGAAAAGGCCACCTGGAATTAAACAAAGAGACTAGTCATTGCCTATTATTTTTCACTAATTTCACACATGGCAAGTTTAATTTAATATTCAATAATATTACTTGTTTAAACCACCGGTTGTAAGCTTGTTAACGACAATCGTTCTTTCATGTTTACCGTTCCTCAGACCAAACTGGATTTGACATACAAACAAGAGAAGCAGCAGTGATTAGAACATTCAACAACTTGATCCACAGCAACATCTTATAATGGATTCTTTTTTGTGTTACTATTCAATAGACCGAACCTTAATGCATATTGCCATCTTGTTGGAGTCTGCAAGGTCAGAGCTCGGGTTGTCCATGCGATAAGTACCTATATCCAGCAGTATGCCACCAAGCTGGTACAAAAAAAGATAGGTTAGAAAAGAGTGGTTCGTTTCGCTACGCTTTTACCGCAGGCTTTCACTTCTTGTCTACAGCAGTTCAAGTACGAGATAATGAATCAACATCAAAGATTCATTATACAATATTATGGGGTGAATTCAATTGCCTCCAGCAAACCTTGTATGAAAAATAGCATGCTAGAACGAGTGTTTTGGATGCCTCCTAGCAGGACAGCCTAAACAATCAAATGCATATGCATTTGCTTCCACTGATTCTCATGGCGAGCATGAGTGGATCCAGCACCTAGGGAGCAGCTAATGGCTGACCAACCCAGATGTTTGGATACAGAAGTTATTCAAATGCACCATTGAATAAAAATACAGAAATGCAGTTTCCCATGGgtatgaaatatgaaaagacATGGACACTTCTGTTGGcactccctcacacacacacgacaccctcttgcttgcaggtggaggaagaagatgagaggaagaaggacTCAGGAAGAGCACACGAAGTGGAGCTGCTTAAGACTCTGAGCTGCAACTGCTCTCCTCTTTATAGACACACCGGTCAAAGTGAGAATTTACAAGGCATGACTCTACAGTACAATGCAGCCATGACTATTACATGTACAGCCATCTACTGCTACCATGCTGCAACTTGCAGCGGCTACTATGCACAACAGTCCTTTGCCGCCCAAGAGTAAATGGCAGGCTTGACTGAGTACAAGCTAgtgctactactactactaggcATGGAAAAGCAAGCATGAGCATGGGTAATTATCTATCAATTCTTCCTCTAATTGCACTGCTCTTGCTTGATCTCCTCAACTCCAATCTTGGTCCTCAACTCTGTGAGTCGAATGCGCCCaagtggtttggtgaggatGTCCCCGAGCTGTCGAGCTGTCTCGACATACTCGAGCCTGATCTGTCCACCATCGACGCAATCACGGATGAAGTGATACTTGGTGttgatgtgcttgctccggtcGTGgtggacagggttctttgctaAGGCGATGGCGGACTGGTTGTCCACCATCAGGATGGGTGCCCGAGCTTCTTCTCTGGTGAGCTCTGCTAGCAGCCGCCCCAGCCAAACTCCCTGGCAACATGCTGTCGCCGCCGCAATGTACTCTGCCTCGCAAGTGCTCAACGCAACGACCTTCTGTTTCATCGATTGCCAGGAGATCGGGCACACTCTAAGGAAGAAGAGCACACCAGTCGTGCTCCTTCGTCCATCAACGCCGCCCGCCATATCGCTGTTGCTGAACCCAATCAGCTCCAgctctcctctgctcctccttgGGTAGATGAGCCCGTAGTCGCACGTCCCTGCCACATAGCGGAGCAGATGCTTGACCGCGGCGAGGTGATCCTCCCGCGACTCCACCATGAACCGGCTCATGTACCCCACGGCGAACCCAATGTCCGGCCGCGTGTGTGTGAGGTAACGCAGTGCGCCGACGATGCTCCGATAGCTCGTGGCGTCCACCAAGGGGGCAGTGCTGTCCTTTGACAGCTTCACCTTCTCCTCCATGGACGTCTGGCACGCCTTGCACTAGCCCAATCCGCTCCGCTCCAGCAGCTTCCTCGCGTAGGCGCTCTGGCGGAGCGTGATGGCATTCCCGGTCTGCTCCACCTCAATGCCGAGGTAGTAGGTGAGTAGACCGAGGTCTGACATGCGGAACATCgacttcatcttctccttgaaTGCGTCGATGTCCCGCTGCTCAGCTCCGGTGACGATGAGGTCGTCGACGTACACGCCGACGATCACCAAGCCTCCATTCGACCGCCGTGTGTAGAGGGCATGCTCGGTGGCGCACTTGGTGAAGCCGAGCGACGCGAGGCTGGCGTCGAGCTTGATGTTCCACGCGCGCGGTGCCTGATGCAGCCCATACAGGGCCTTGCGCAGGCGGAGCACCCTGTGCTCCTTGCCGGCGATGACAAATCCTGGCGGCTGCTGCACGTACACCTCTTCGGCGAGCTCTCTGTTGAGGAATGATGATTTCACGTCCAGGTGATGGACCTTCCAGCACCTCACCACCGCCAGCGCCAACAGCAAGCGCACGGACTCCATGCGCGCCACCGGCGCAAAGACTTCCTCGAAGTCGATGCCCTCGCGCTGCACGAATCCCTTGGTGACGAGCCGCGCCTTGTGCcgcaccacctcgccgcgctAGTTCTGCTTcaccttgaacacccacttgagcCCAATTGGCCGGCAACCGGCCGGCGGATCCACCAGCTCCCACGTGCGGTTCtcttccaccgccgccatctcctccaGCATCACCGCCCGCTAGCGTGCCTCCTGTTCTGCTGCGGTGAAGTTTGGTGGCTCCTCTGCGCTGCCCAGATGTAGCTCGAGGTCGTCCAGCACATGGGCCGCCTGCCCGGGCGGACTCCCCATGCCAACGATGTCATCCACCAGACGGAATTGGAGTGGCTCGCCGGAGTAATCGGCGTCGATGTTCGGGGAGGCACTCGGCGGAGGCGTGACAAAGCAAATCAACGAAACAGTGCTCGTTGCGGCGGAGATCGGAGTCCCCTACCCCGCTCCCGAGGGTGTCACctacgcctcgctcgagggtgtcaCCTGTGCCGCTCTCGAGGGTGCCCCctacgcctcgctcgagggtgccccctgtGTCGCACTCGAGGGAGTCCCCTgcgactcgctcgagggtgccccTTGTGCCGCTCTTGAGTGTGTCCCCTgcgactcgctcgagggtgccccTGTGTCGCACTCGAGGGTGTCCCCTgcgactcgctcgagggtgttGCTTCCCCTTCGTCGTGAGCCAGCTCCCCCGCACTGGAGTACACCATGTACTTGATGGTGAAAGAACTGCTCAGGCCGCCTGGCGTCGCTTCCCCATCACCGGACTCCCAGCCCCAGCACGCCacctcgtcgaagacgacgtcgCGGGACACGACCACCTTGCTGCTGGCCGGGTCGTAgagccgataagccttgctcccGCGCTCATACCCTAGGAACACCATGGGAGTGCTCCTGTCTTCCAGCTTGGTGAGGTTGGGATTCGTCTTCTTCACATGCCCGACGCAGCCGAATGTCCTGAGGAAGGACACGTCCTGCTTCCTCCCGTGCGAAGCCTCGAATGGCGGCGTGCCCTTCAGGCTCTTGGTGGGCGCGCGGTTcaggatgaacaccaccatgcTCACCGCCTTGCCCCAGAATGCCGCCGGCATCTTCTTGGCCTTCAGCATGCTCCTAGCCATGCCAACCACCGTCTGATTCCTCCTCTCCACGACGCCATTCTGCTGCGGCGAGTACGACGTCATGAGGTGGCGTTCAATGCCCTGTCCCGTGCAGTAGAGGCCGAACTCGACCGaggtgaactcgccgccgcgatCCGTCCGCAGCACGCGTAGCTTCTTCCCCGTCTCAATCTTCACCTGCGCCTGGAACTCCTTGATCACCGCTGGCGCCTCGTCCTTGCTCGACAGCAGGTGCAGCCACATGTAGCGGCTGCAGTCGTCCACTAGGAGCAAGAAATAGCGTCGTCCACCGTGTGTTGCCGGTGTGATTGGCCCGCAGAGGTCGCCGTGGACGAGCTCGAGGGTGTCGCCAGCGCGGTAGCTCGCCTTCTTGGGGAACGgcagcctcctctgcttcccggCAAGGCAGCTGTCCCACAGCTCGCCGACATGCTCGATCAGTGACAGCCCTCGCACCATACCTTGCCGCGCCATCCTGGCCAGagcatcgaagctcaaatggtCGAAGCGCGCGTGCCAGCGCCACGCCACATCGTCGCACCTTGCCGCCAAGCACATCGGGCGCGCAACGCGCAGCGCCAAGGTGTAGAGGCGATTCCTGCCACGCTCGACCTTGGTGAGCAGCTTCCGCTCGCGGTCCCTGATCCGGAGCATGCCACAGTAGATCATCACCGGGCAGCCTCGCTCGTCGAGCTGGCCAATGCTCACGATGTTGCTCCAGAGCTTGGGGATGTAGTACACATCCATCAGCACCTTGTGCTCGCCATTCTTGCACTGGAACACGACCGTGCCGCGCCCCTGGATGTCGACGCCGGAGTTGTCCCCGAACTTCACGGTGCCGACGACTCCGGTGTCGAGCTCGGAAAAGGCCGCGCGGTTCCGGGTCATGTGGTTGCTCGCGCCGGTGTTGAGGTACCACAGCTCCTCTGCCTCCTCATCTGCTCGCCCGAAGTTGACCCGCGCGCGCGGCTCGTCGAGCTCGACGTGCCCGACGCAGTCCTCTGCCTCGATGTTGATGGCGCAGACCTGCGCCATGACCAGCGCAGGCTATTCCTCGTCATCCTGGGCGAGGTGCGCCCGCTCCTGGCGCCGCGGCTCCTTGCAGTCGCGGGCCTAGTGCCCAATCTTGCCGCAATTGCAGCAACGATCTTTGTCGGCGGCACGATCTTCGCGCGTCCTTGCCGGCGCCCTCCGTCTTCCGCCGTGGCTTGCCGCACCGCCtaccgcgcgcgccgcctccgccgccactgcGCGAAACAGAGGAGCCATCCCCCTGCTTCCTCTCGCGCAGGCGCGCTGCCCACTGCTCCTCCGTGAGCAGTAGCTGGCCATCGGCAGTCGTGCGGGCGGGGGCCTCCGTGCGGTCCTCGACCGCCTTGAGCCGCCTGGTGATGTCCTCGATCGAGAGCGTGTTCATGTCGAGCAGCGTCTCGATTGAGAGCGCAATCTGCGCGAACCGGGGCGACACGACCCGCAGGTACTTGGTCACCGCTTCCTCCTCTCCGATGTTGACGCCAACCTGCGCTAGCTGGCTTACCAGTGAGGTGAGACGCAGCGCGAAGTCCTCGATGGCCTCTCCATCGCGGAATGCGAACGCCTCGTACTCCCGCCTGAGCTGCTGCGCCTTCGCCTTGCGCACGCGGTCGCCGCCCGGCCGCATCGTCTCCAGGCTTTCCCACGCCTCCTTGGCGGAGTCCTTGGCGCCGAGCGGGACGACGTACTCTGCCGGCACGGACTTTAGGATGGCCTCCATGGCCGACTGGTCATCTTCTTCGTCAGCGGTGCCCACAGTCACTGCCGCCCACAGGCGCCTCGCCTTGAGCATCACCTTCATCAGCACCACCCACTCGGCGTAGTTCGTGCGAGTGAGCATGGGGTACTGCGCACCGCCGACATCTCGCACCGTCTTCTTCACGACATACGTCATCTGGCTCCCACGGCCACGCTCCTGAGAACGCCCGCGCCCATGCTCACGATCCAAGGAAGCCATGGCCACCAAGCTCGAACActcaagctctgataccacttgttggcactccctcacacacacaacaccctcttgcttgcaggtggaggaagaagatgagaggaagaagaaggactcAGAAAGAGCACACGAAGTGGAGCTGCTTAAGACTCTGAGCTGCAGTTGCTCTCCTCTTTATAGACACACGAGTCAAAGTGAGAATTTACAAGGCATGGCTCTACAGTACAATGTAGCCATGACTATTACATGTACAGCCATCTACTACTACCATGCTGCAACTTGCAGCGGCTACTATGCACAACAGTTCTTTGCCGCCCAAGAGTAAATGGCAGGCTTGACTGAGTACAAGCTAGTGCTGCTACTACTACTAGGCATGGAAAAGCAAGCATGAGCATGGGTAATTATCTATCAACTTCTGCCTCTTGGAAACCCAGCAGTATATGTTGTAGATTGTCTTCCAAAGCCCATAGCTTCCTTTCACATAGTTTAAATTTGATACATGAGTAATGCACATTGTCGATATGATATTTACAACTTAGTAGTAATGTGAAATTTCAAAAAAGTTGACTTATGTGCCTCAGAATCCATCTAAAGTTTCCTAACGCTAATCCTTCCACCCAGTAGTTCAAGTTTCACACAAACTTGTATTCTCATTCTTATTAGAGTTCTAAAATAAATATCTAAAtgcattaaaaaataaaaatattttacttCTGCAAATTGTTTAAGTGTTTTGTACGTTCTCAGAAACATGTGATTGTGTTGTACTcatgtttggcagcatttgtaTATTCAATACTATCCTAGTAGCATGTGCCCTTGCTGACTGTTGTGATCAGCCCCTATACCATAATAGAATACAAATCTGATCCAAAGAAACATCTCACATCTGGCCCATAAAAGCCAAGCAACCAAACACATCCAGCTTGCATTCATTCAGCCTTCAAGCTCAAGTTGGGTGCCTCATACAAGGACATATCCAGAACATACCTCTGCTGCATTAGAGACATAAACACCATTGACTTGATTGATGATATCCCCTTCATTCAAACTAGATgctttggaaaaagaatattctTCAATCTACAATTCCAACATGCCCATCAAATCGAAAACCAAAAATACGCAAATCAGAACGTCACTGTAACAAGGTAAGACCACCACAAGACAAAGATTTCCTTTAATAGAACCAACATTTATGTCCTAAGTTTCATATGTTCTGTATCGATTCACTAGGAAGAAAGAGGCAAACAAGAAGACAGAAAAGCAAACCTTCTCAATAATAACACCAGAGGCCCCATGGGAGTTCGTTTGCATCTTTTCATGTGCAATAGATCCTTCTGCATGAAGAGTTTTAACTCGTAGCCCATGCCATGGTCTTACAATAGTACTGCATCACCGTTGCAAtggaaacaaaaaaatatattaaaatttGTGATTCTGACAAACCATGTATTGTTTTCTGCATCAGAAAGCTGACCAGCACCTTTCCTATTGCATGAAATGGCATGCAAGAGTTCTCAGAAACAAATAAAGTAAACAGATAGGTAAGTTCATATACACAATGAAGAGTTCTCACATTAAGATTAATACAGATATAATTGGTAGGTATCCACAAATAAGCAAACTAAAACCCTAAATCCCTGACAAACATAGGGAGAAGGATTGCCCCACCATAGTTCATAACAATTCACACTAAGTGAAGAAAGGCAACGTACTATTCTGATATAGTCATGAAGCTTTATGGCATTTCGCTAAGTAAAGAAGAGTACGCGTGCTACGGCTTACACCATGGATCTTCGGGCAACCAACCCGGTACCAAGACTTATTTGCAGGAATCATAGCCAGCCAATAGAACTACTCTACGGATATAGCAGCGGTGACACCATGGATCAAGGAAGAAGGTTTTGTCTTATCCCAGCAGCAATGAGAGCCTCATTCTTCTCCTGATGTGAATACACACCTTACATCGCATGCTCCTATACCAAGCATCTACCACATTTAGCACCACAAGTTCACAACATCACCGTCCCAAATCATAATTACTTTCAACCATAGAATaaataatactccctccgtcccaaattatatgccgttttggcttttctaggttCATATATTTTGTTATGCATGTAGATATACACcgtgtctagatacatagcaaaatctaaGAATCTAGAAAGGCCAAAATggcttataatttgaaactgaGAGAGTAATAGCTAAACTTATGAAGAATTTTGCCAGTCATGAACATGTCATGCTAGCCAATTAGCCAAAGCTCCAATCTAGGGATTCCTGGTGATCCCAGGTCCCAAGGGACATGTAGAGATAGAATTCACCGAACCTATTTAGTATTTCTTTAAGTAAAGCGAGAACAATTAAGTGCATACCGGAATAATTTGAACTTCTGCAAACACTTCAACACAATGAAACTTGGCACAAAAGGAGTTTCCTTAGCGTCATAATAGTTCATCCCAATGAAATTTCCTTCTAAGTCCATCAGCGGACCCCCAACTTCTACCTGCAAAATATAATGGAAGTCACTATATCATTCAAAAAGGACATAGAAGGGTGAGCTTATAAAGTTTGGATTACATAAAGGAAAGGTCCATTTTACTTCTCAAGCCTTTTCATTTGCCCAGATAACCCCCTACTTTTTTCTCAACAAAGGACTTAACTAAAACTACAAGCGGGCCAGTTTCACTCCTGTCCCTTTTTTCTCCTTACAAAAGttgcatttgaagttaaaattTTGTGAGATGATATATGTCGCCATACCctaagcaaaaaaaattattcaaaATGGTTTTTGGGACCATTTGCCTGTACTTTTACATCTCGAGCTCTAAAGATATCTTCCCAACCTATGAAGACAATCATCCCACAAAATTTCAACTAAAAACATGAGTTAGAGAATAAACAAAAAGGATAAAATAGTGAGACAAGAAAGTGGTTAGGGGTTCCAGACAactgaaaaacaaaaaaacgttGGCCAAGTAATAAGGATTAACCCTT
Proteins encoded:
- the LOC120668446 gene encoding uncharacterized protein LOC120668446, whose product is MEAINFDKICSRDVVTLGRDREYRHLLVTTGKIVPKSSKFDCDELLVSTCRISRVEVGGPLMDLEGNFIGMNYYDAKETPFVPSFIVLKCLQKFKLFRTIVRPWHGLRVKTLHAEGSIAHEKMQTNSHGASGVIIEKIEEYSFSKASSLNEGDIINQVNGVYVSNAAELGGILLDIGTYRMDNPSSDLADSNKMAICIKFGLRNGKHERTIVVNKLTTGGLNKWPFPKPIILKTYVGGILQDEKWYAWESFSWKSSESSNKPMVLGPGYQTLGCQNCVWISF